The following proteins come from a genomic window of Clostridia bacterium:
- a CDS encoding RNA polymerase sigma factor: protein MLEIEMLYNRYFSRVYSFAIRLSSDDSIAREITQQTFFKALEKSKNLSDDANVFSWLCQIAKNTYIDYLRKDKRIVSLENIEDISEERNLEQEYCEKEHILKIHEQLHKLNEPYKEVFMLRVFGELSYREIGKIFCKTENWARVTYFRAKVQIQEGMEGYCNEKNNL from the coding sequence TTGCTGGAAATAGAGATGCTGTACAACAGATATTTCTCGAGAGTATACTCCTTTGCAATCAGGTTAAGCAGCGACGATAGTATTGCAAGAGAGATTACACAACAAACATTTTTTAAAGCCTTGGAGAAAAGTAAAAACTTGAGCGATGATGCAAATGTTTTTTCCTGGCTTTGCCAGATTGCAAAGAATACTTATATAGACTATCTTCGTAAGGATAAGCGGATAGTGTCACTTGAAAATATCGAAGATATTAGTGAAGAAAGAAATTTGGAGCAAGAGTATTGCGAGAAAGAGCACATACTCAAAATCCATGAACAGTTGCATAAGCTAAATGAACCATATAAAGAAGTATTTATGCTGCGGGTTTTCGGCGAACTTTCTTATAGAGAAATAGGTAAAATTTTTTGCAAAACTGAAAATTGGGCAAGAGTAACCTACTTTAGGGCCAAGGTTCAGATTCAGGAAGGAATGGAGGGCTATTGCAATGAAAAGAATAACTTGTGA
- a CDS encoding MarR family winged helix-turn-helix transcriptional regulator, with product MNENKLDSVSESFLKVFPTVIKYFILLGDKCSDPEYSYQDYQTLHVLKEYGKVPISTVGAMLLISKSRMTVLVDKLIEAQLIERFPDKTDRRIIKIGLTGKGKELTEKHRGNLKAAVSKRFENLTDDEMEQFLKSIEIIQHVMKKTEWREKIL from the coding sequence TTGAATGAAAATAAGTTGGATTCAGTTTCTGAGAGTTTTCTAAAAGTATTCCCTACTGTTATCAAGTACTTTATACTGCTTGGAGACAAGTGTTCCGATCCCGAATACTCATATCAGGATTACCAAACACTGCATGTACTTAAGGAGTATGGGAAAGTTCCTATTTCAACTGTCGGGGCGATGCTGCTGATATCTAAATCAAGAATGACTGTTCTTGTTGATAAATTGATTGAAGCACAGCTTATCGAAAGATTTCCGGATAAAACAGACCGCAGGATTATAAAAATCGGATTAACCGGCAAAGGAAAAGAGTTAACAGAAAAACATCGGGGAAATTTAAAAGCGGCGGTCAGTAAACGATTTGAAAATCTTACTGATGACGAAATGGAACAATTCTTAAAATCCATAGAAATCATACAGCATGTAATGAAAAAAACTGAATGGAGGGAAAAAATATTGTGA
- a CDS encoding YafY family transcriptional regulator: MKIDRLLGIITVLLQRDKVTAPELAKKFEVSRRTIHRDIDDICKAGIPIITYQGGDGGISIAHGYKLDKSVLTIDELHSIIAGLKSIGSVSDSARIEGLILKLSPKTEAVVSVKDSIIIDLSSHYKSSLSEKISLIKSAIKENKLVSFDYYSEKGLANRTIEPYFITFKWTSWYVFGYCRNRNNFRLFKLNRLWRHGVLDEVFVPREVPSEEFDLDDYFTDENRITILFDKSLEYRLVEEYGPDCYQIMEDGRLKFSVGYTNRGYMVSWVLGFGDKAKVIEPVDLVNEIKEKAKNIIRNYEHDV; the protein is encoded by the coding sequence ATGAAAATAGACCGTTTATTGGGTATCATTACCGTGTTATTACAGCGTGATAAAGTAACTGCGCCGGAGCTCGCGAAAAAGTTTGAGGTTTCCCGCAGGACAATTCATAGAGACATTGATGACATTTGTAAAGCAGGTATTCCCATTATTACCTACCAGGGTGGAGATGGGGGAATCTCTATTGCTCATGGCTATAAGCTTGATAAGAGTGTATTAACCATTGATGAATTACATAGCATTATAGCTGGCTTGAAAAGCATTGGCAGTGTTTCTGATTCTGCCAGAATTGAAGGATTGATTTTAAAGCTGTCACCTAAAACTGAGGCTGTTGTTTCAGTAAAAGACAGTATTATCATAGACCTTTCCTCACATTATAAATCAAGCCTTTCAGAAAAAATCAGCCTGATAAAATCAGCAATAAAGGAAAACAAGCTTGTGAGCTTTGATTACTATTCTGAAAAGGGACTTGCAAACAGGACGATTGAGCCATATTTTATTACATTTAAATGGACATCCTGGTATGTGTTTGGCTACTGTAGGAACAGGAATAATTTTCGTCTGTTCAAACTTAACCGTTTATGGAGGCATGGAGTGCTTGATGAGGTATTTGTTCCAAGAGAAGTGCCCTCTGAAGAGTTTGATTTAGATGATTATTTTACTGATGAAAACAGAATTACCATTTTGTTTGACAAGTCATTGGAATATCGTCTTGTTGAGGAATACGGGCCTGATTGTTATCAGATTATGGAGGATGGAAGGTTGAAATTTTCTGTCGGATATACAAATAGAGGCTATATGGTATCCTGGGTTCTGGGATTTGGAGATAAGGCTAAGGTTATTGAACCTGTTGATTTGGTCAATGAAATAAAGGAAAAGGCAAAAAATATTATCCGGAATTATGAACATGATGTATAA
- a CDS encoding zf-HC2 domain-containing protein: protein MKRITCDVAKDIMPLCIDGVCSENSKQLVEGHIKECATCKKLWDSYCNSSIPDEIKEDNNKIFKDLALRVKKRNRRKTMFIVLGAICISIIMIICFGLIVLGLLSLGNQSYTTIDISNYGIYEGHIDGEKEDLRGGLYIFPKEISKNAKDIEFLYSCRGMGFSVGYQQFLKCTYSDEEYRAEIDRLKNIKCEIKIKNGKVANSIEYSNTKFNYPAYITAYGSSKVYEYALCNEETKTIVYVYLQTVSNNKVAFSKEYLPIEYQNGKELLENDNFNNTNIYHYNLGNGVFKNFRE, encoded by the coding sequence ATGAAAAGAATAACTTGTGATGTTGCAAAAGATATTATGCCGTTATGCATTGACGGCGTATGCAGTGAAAATAGTAAGCAACTGGTTGAAGGTCATATTAAAGAGTGCGCAACGTGTAAGAAACTATGGGACTCGTACTGTAACTCATCAATACCTGATGAAATAAAGGAAGATAATAATAAAATATTTAAAGACTTGGCACTCCGGGTAAAGAAAAGAAACAGGCGAAAGACAATGTTCATAGTGTTGGGAGCGATATGCATTAGCATTATTATGATAATATGTTTCGGTCTTATAGTATTAGGTTTACTTTCACTTGGCAATCAAAGCTATACGACGATTGATATCAGTAACTATGGCATATATGAAGGTCATATAGATGGTGAAAAAGAAGATTTACGGGGCGGGCTATATATATTTCCCAAGGAAATTTCGAAAAACGCCAAGGATATAGAGTTTCTTTATTCATGTAGAGGAATGGGGTTTTCTGTAGGTTATCAGCAGTTTTTAAAATGTACCTACTCTGATGAAGAATACAGAGCAGAAATTGATAGGCTTAAAAATATAAAATGTGAGATTAAAATAAAAAACGGAAAAGTAGCCAATTCCATCGAATATTCAAATACAAAATTTAATTACCCTGCATATATTACGGCTTATGGAAGTAGTAAAGTATATGAGTATGCATTATGTAATGAGGAAACAAAAACCATCGTATATGTATATCTTCAGACTGTTTCAAACAATAAAGTGGCATTTAGCAAAGAATATTTGCCAATTGAGTATCAGAATGGAAAAGAATTATTAGAAAATGATAATTTCAATAACACTAATATCTATCATTACAATCTGGGAAATGGAGTTTTTAAGAATTTTAGAGAATAA
- a CDS encoding radical SAM protein has protein sequence MLLKSGLSPVSILQHRSTKADEDVLTKEWENILSLVFKLARSGFVCGIRGETYPYTLKPERFARLHITKKCQLRCIHCYADSGPDSPTTDELPTTRWKAFIEDFAKNGGTHLLLTGGEPLLRHDIAELLECGKKNGLSIRMLTNGLLVPKYINVLTETLSGIQISLGSPEEKTNDLIRGRGTYKRILQAIDLLIKTPLHVQVGITAMPQNCHSIENDFLQFARRYSGTGVKFHIGMGVCRHGRGCEIESEFDTEQNRFNFLSLLAEANQIPTRKVICETLSCGYCEQIVIGPDGNIYPCHLLEGSIGHIDKMTIQELVPYLRTLSKLHQVSYMETCKGCDLRKVCGGTCRIVNEKLTGSKLKPVCSEQDQAEKLRNLVYWATT, from the coding sequence ATGCTTCTAAAATCCGGTCTTTCCCCTGTATCAATACTTCAGCACCGTTCTACCAAGGCTGATGAAGATGTGCTCACCAAAGAATGGGAGAATATCCTAAGCCTCGTTTTCAAATTAGCACGATCAGGGTTCGTATGTGGGATAAGGGGCGAAACATACCCTTATACGTTAAAACCGGAGCGTTTTGCCAGATTACACATAACAAAAAAGTGTCAATTACGCTGTATTCACTGCTATGCCGACTCAGGCCCGGATTCTCCGACAACTGATGAACTTCCAACAACGCGATGGAAAGCTTTCATAGAAGATTTTGCCAAGAATGGCGGCACACATTTATTGCTTACCGGTGGAGAGCCGTTACTGAGACATGATATCGCTGAACTACTCGAGTGTGGGAAAAAGAATGGTCTCTCAATCCGCATGCTTACAAATGGACTGCTAGTACCAAAGTATATCAATGTTCTTACGGAAACACTTAGCGGTATACAAATCAGCTTAGGAAGTCCGGAAGAAAAAACTAATGATCTTATAAGAGGCAGAGGTACTTACAAAAGAATACTTCAAGCTATCGATTTACTTATTAAAACACCGCTTCACGTACAGGTTGGAATAACTGCCATGCCACAGAACTGTCATTCGATAGAAAATGATTTTTTGCAATTCGCACGGCGTTATAGTGGAACTGGTGTAAAATTCCATATAGGCATGGGTGTATGCCGTCATGGTCGTGGATGTGAAATTGAGAGTGAATTTGATACGGAGCAAAATCGGTTTAATTTTTTATCTCTGCTTGCCGAAGCAAATCAAATTCCGACCCGAAAGGTCATTTGTGAAACACTTAGCTGCGGTTATTGCGAACAGATTGTCATAGGACCGGATGGAAATATCTATCCTTGCCATCTGCTCGAAGGGTCCATCGGTCATATAGATAAAATGACGATTCAAGAACTTGTTCCCTATCTTCGCACTTTATCCAAACTGCATCAGGTTAGCTACATGGAGACATGCAAAGGTTGTGATCTTCGTAAAGTGTGCGGGGGAACCTGTAGAATTGTTAATGAAAAGCTTACAGGCAGTAAGCTAAAACCAGTTTGTTCGGAGCAGGATCAGGCCGAAAAGCTACGAAATCTGGTATATTGGGCAACCACATGA
- a CDS encoding DinB family protein produces MKDLNRVYWNEQFKILQDTWSKSNDFEKCIDIFLAIHGMVHSSQVSPTTFSFEDELWNKMNESAFRKLFIEEQSIAWKLWHSARIEDITMNILIANESQVMTNGDWTEKLSINFYDTGNAMNENEIEQLSNSIEMEALRGYRNSVGLRTIEIVKSLKPEELKNRVEPSRLKRLLDEGAVHNEAAWLLDYWGKKTYSGLLLMPASRHLFVHLNESFRLLAKRAR; encoded by the coding sequence TTGAAGGATTTAAACAGAGTATATTGGAATGAACAATTTAAGATTTTGCAGGACACATGGTCGAAATCAAATGACTTTGAAAAATGTATAGATATATTTTTAGCTATTCATGGGATGGTTCATTCATCTCAGGTATCTCCAACGACTTTTTCTTTTGAAGATGAATTATGGAATAAAATGAATGAATCTGCATTTAGAAAGCTTTTCATAGAAGAACAGTCTATTGCATGGAAGCTTTGGCATTCTGCTAGAATCGAAGATATTACCATGAATATTTTGATTGCAAATGAATCACAGGTTATGACTAACGGAGACTGGACAGAAAAGCTAAGTATAAACTTTTATGATACAGGAAATGCAATGAATGAGAATGAAATTGAGCAATTATCGAATTCAATAGAAATGGAAGCTTTAAGGGGATATAGAAACTCCGTTGGCCTAAGAACAATAGAAATTGTAAAATCCTTAAAACCTGAGGAGCTGAAAAATAGAGTAGAGCCATCAAGGTTAAAACGGTTATTAGATGAAGGAGCTGTGCATAATGAGGCAGCTTGGCTCCTTGACTATTGGGGTAAAAAGACTTATTCAGGACTTCTCCTTATGCCTGCAAGCAGACATCTCTTTGTTCATCTGAATGAATCATTTCGGCTGCTTGCCAAAAGAGCGCGATAG
- a CDS encoding YcaO-like family protein, producing the protein MIHQYRKDCPPEETVDRIRTILQNAKINVHESYYLASSDRLHAVRLDLSDLPGCGCNGKGTTRQLALASAYAELMERLQNRFMNGFMEYYGKMPKLEYSLDPPDQIHVPVHKYLKEQPGFLQWFIAPPIDNVPFPNDCEVICLPYFDFEKQCMVNLPYSLQFGNARWSLMLNRIGSTGMCAGNSFYEAVCQGLCEIMERYVMRQAFSDSLYEFPTVPLEVWADRPIYPVIQEIRAKGLTVMIKDCSLGGCFPVIGTVLIDNENKGVLRYGSDPNIDIALERCLTESFQGTLDKRYPKQRIPIKLSHKQFQGPPFFDSAKNRLFQFVRCVKNGSSEIPVNMLVSSFAKGLPAGFADRVNTSREAFEFVVRRIHDLGGKIFIRDVSFLSFPSFHVFVEGMSNALIPPISQGQVENMFKRSKKQSDRWCILHLSHASEQELNACILALETEWKAAEDDPLQYELRKEIPLFSWMAGLIISPSWDCSFLEQGDFLLSLLFHRIGDYKHAYKYLRDNLRRTGYDLQNKKYFAGVLEYFRLMADGWAISDIRHHLKEIYDEDLASEIIADLCDRKNAFQYMRLPDCGQCNKCPINKFCHYEDWLQVQNSVRSRLSRFNQAEQTAMYNSLKEV; encoded by the coding sequence GTGATACATCAATATCGAAAGGATTGTCCCCCGGAAGAAACGGTGGACAGAATCCGTACCATTCTGCAGAATGCAAAGATTAATGTTCATGAATCATATTATTTGGCTTCAAGTGATCGACTTCACGCGGTACGGCTTGATCTTTCGGATTTGCCTGGATGCGGGTGCAATGGCAAGGGGACAACGAGGCAACTGGCTCTGGCGAGCGCGTACGCAGAACTAATGGAGCGGCTCCAGAATAGATTTATGAATGGATTCATGGAATATTATGGTAAGATGCCTAAGCTGGAGTATTCACTAGATCCTCCTGACCAGATTCATGTTCCAGTCCATAAATACCTTAAAGAACAACCTGGTTTTCTACAATGGTTTATTGCTCCACCAATAGATAATGTGCCTTTTCCGAATGACTGCGAAGTAATTTGCCTCCCATATTTTGATTTTGAAAAACAATGTATGGTCAATTTACCCTATAGTCTACAGTTTGGAAATGCAAGATGGTCGCTTATGCTGAATCGGATTGGTTCTACCGGGATGTGTGCTGGCAATTCCTTCTATGAGGCTGTTTGTCAAGGACTTTGCGAAATCATGGAGCGTTATGTTATGAGACAGGCGTTTTCAGATAGTCTATATGAGTTTCCAACAGTTCCTCTGGAGGTATGGGCAGATCGTCCGATATATCCCGTCATTCAGGAAATACGCGCCAAGGGACTAACTGTAATGATTAAAGATTGCAGCCTTGGAGGGTGTTTTCCTGTAATCGGGACTGTTTTGATAGATAATGAAAACAAAGGAGTATTGCGATACGGCTCTGATCCAAATATCGATATTGCACTAGAGCGATGCTTAACAGAGAGTTTTCAAGGTACATTGGACAAAAGGTATCCTAAGCAACGTATTCCGATCAAGCTTTCCCATAAGCAATTCCAAGGTCCCCCATTTTTTGATTCTGCAAAAAACCGGCTGTTTCAATTCGTGCGGTGTGTGAAAAACGGATCAAGTGAGATCCCGGTAAATATGTTGGTATCGTCTTTTGCAAAAGGACTTCCAGCCGGATTCGCAGACAGGGTTAATACAAGCCGTGAAGCCTTTGAGTTCGTTGTAAGACGGATTCATGATTTGGGAGGAAAGATTTTTATCCGGGATGTATCATTCCTTAGTTTTCCATCTTTTCATGTTTTTGTTGAAGGAATGTCTAACGCATTAATTCCGCCGATTAGCCAGGGGCAAGTTGAGAATATGTTTAAACGATCAAAGAAGCAATCGGACCGGTGGTGTATTCTTCACCTCTCCCATGCCTCAGAACAAGAGCTTAATGCCTGCATCTTGGCACTGGAAACTGAATGGAAAGCTGCAGAAGATGATCCGCTTCAATATGAATTGAGGAAGGAAATACCTTTATTCTCCTGGATGGCCGGATTGATAATATCACCGTCCTGGGACTGCTCTTTTTTGGAACAAGGGGATTTTCTTTTATCGCTTCTATTCCATCGGATTGGTGACTATAAGCATGCTTATAAATATTTGAGAGATAACCTGCGTAGGACAGGATATGACCTGCAAAATAAAAAATATTTTGCAGGTGTTCTGGAATACTTTCGATTGATGGCTGATGGGTGGGCGATCTCGGACATCCGACACCATCTTAAGGAAATATATGATGAAGATTTAGCCTCAGAGATAATAGCGGACCTTTGTGACCGGAAAAATGCATTTCAATATATGCGGCTGCCGGATTGTGGGCAATGCAATAAGTGCCCGATCAATAAGTTCTGTCATTATGAGGATTGGCTTCAGGTACAGAATTCAGTGCGTAGTAGGCTTTCAAGGTTCAATCAAGCTGAACAGACTGCGATGTATAACAGCCTCAAGGAGGTATGA
- a CDS encoding MerR family DNA-binding transcriptional regulator: MQKNKKSYNAIDLAKMFGIHPNTIRLYEKLGFISQAQRNTNNYRMFEELHVLQMKVCRSIFGYPFTNRRIRNAGNETMWAIAKKQWDTARQHADC, translated from the coding sequence ATGCAGAAAAATAAAAAAAGTTATAATGCTATTGACCTGGCTAAAATGTTCGGTATTCATCCGAATACCATAAGGCTTTATGAAAAATTGGGTTTTATATCCCAGGCACAAAGAAATACAAATAACTACCGTATGTTTGAAGAACTGCATGTTTTGCAGATGAAAGTATGTCGGAGTATATTTGGCTATCCTTTTACAAACAGGCGAATAAGGAATGCCGGAAATGAAACTATGTGGGCAATAGCAAAGAAACAGTGGGATACTGCAAGACAACATGCAGATTGCTAG
- a CDS encoding MFS transporter, with product MTELINPGRKQKKIIMIGLTLSVLLAALDSTIVSTAMKNISDALNGFDLYAWPLTIYMLFSTVITPISGKLADTFGRKLFFIIGSFTFLAGSMLCGLSQSMMQLIIFRAIQGIGGGTLMANTFAMIGDVFPPEERAKNTGVVFSAFGLASIIGPVLGGVIAEHFGWRWVFYINLPIGILFITLILVAVPSDKKDTAARRRVDYAGTIALILGLTPMLLAFTWAGKKYSWLSAQVLIMFAFSFIMLAAFGFIEKKAEEPIFPLTLFKDKTFRVSTVAAFLSNATMFGAVLFIPLYAQVVLGESATNSGMATAPMMISFVIASFISGQAISKTGKLKFFAVAGFVVTAIGIFILTRLNAESTIMEVAAAMTVSGMGIGINMPVFTLAVQNVFPQSKMGVVTASVQFFRNIGGTIASAVFGIIMLSSISSGIDKIDLGILSTSDTSFDYSAIIKDPEALVNTNTITTFKKQVPASLMADFNILLEQIKDILSSAIHNVFITSLIIAVAAIAVSLLLPDISVRKNKSQTVSNGD from the coding sequence GTGACTGAACTTATTAATCCAGGTAGAAAACAAAAAAAAATTATTATGATAGGTTTAACTCTGAGTGTCCTTCTTGCCGCATTGGACAGTACAATTGTTTCCACTGCCATGAAAAATATTTCTGATGCTTTGAATGGTTTTGATTTATATGCCTGGCCGTTAACTATCTATATGCTGTTTTCGACGGTAATTACGCCGATATCGGGAAAACTTGCGGATACATTCGGCAGAAAACTGTTCTTTATAATAGGTTCGTTTACATTTTTGGCGGGTTCTATGCTTTGCGGCCTTTCACAGTCTATGATGCAGCTGATTATTTTCAGGGCAATACAGGGTATTGGTGGCGGAACACTAATGGCAAATACTTTCGCAATGATTGGTGATGTTTTTCCGCCAGAGGAAAGAGCAAAAAACACAGGTGTCGTATTTTCAGCGTTTGGACTTGCAAGTATCATTGGTCCTGTTTTAGGAGGGGTCATCGCGGAGCATTTTGGCTGGAGATGGGTATTTTACATAAACCTTCCTATTGGCATTCTTTTCATTACCCTCATACTTGTTGCAGTACCTTCAGATAAAAAAGATACTGCTGCCCGCCGAAGAGTGGACTATGCAGGTACAATTGCGTTAATACTGGGGCTTACACCTATGCTTTTAGCCTTTACATGGGCAGGTAAAAAATATTCATGGTTATCTGCACAGGTCCTCATTATGTTTGCTTTTTCGTTTATCATGCTTGCAGCATTTGGCTTTATAGAAAAGAAAGCGGAGGAACCAATATTTCCACTGACGCTGTTTAAAGATAAAACCTTCCGCGTATCAACTGTTGCAGCTTTTTTATCTAATGCGACTATGTTTGGAGCCGTACTATTTATTCCTCTTTATGCACAGGTTGTTCTTGGCGAAAGTGCTACTAATTCTGGTATGGCTACTGCGCCAATGATGATTAGCTTTGTGATAGCAAGTTTCATTAGCGGGCAGGCAATTTCAAAAACGGGAAAGCTTAAGTTTTTTGCAGTCGCCGGATTTGTCGTAACAGCAATAGGCATCTTTATTCTGACAAGGCTGAATGCTGAATCTACGATTATGGAAGTTGCTGCTGCCATGACAGTTTCTGGCATGGGGATAGGAATTAATATGCCAGTTTTTACACTCGCAGTTCAAAATGTTTTTCCTCAAAGTAAAATGGGAGTTGTTACGGCATCGGTTCAATTTTTTAGAAATATAGGTGGAACCATTGCATCGGCTGTGTTTGGAATAATTATGCTTTCATCGATTTCTAGTGGAATTGATAAAATTGATTTGGGCATACTTAGCACCTCAGATACTTCATTCGATTACAGTGCAATTATAAAAGACCCCGAAGCCCTAGTAAATACAAACACAATAACTACCTTTAAAAAGCAGGTTCCGGCATCACTAATGGCGGATTTTAATATACTACTAGAGCAAATAAAAGATATTCTTTCTTCAGCGATTCACAATGTGTTTATTACAAGCTTAATCATCGCTGTTGCAGCAATTGCAGTTTCCTTATTACTTCCGGATATATCCGTCAGGAAGAATAAATCACAGACTGTATCGAACGGTGACTAA
- a CDS encoding bifunctional GNAT family N-acetyltransferase/class I SAM-dependent methyltransferase, which yields MLITNIETKRLDLRPFTREDAYAASINSRQPKVAFWMQDMILNNEEDAIKWIDWINEKCQASELFRVFAIERKEDNVCIGLIGYAPKAEINNEIEILFAIADPFQGYGYAPEAAKALIWYAFEKQGLAVISAIIKPENTSSRKVIEKLGFVYGDSRRLNYNGNMADFDYYRLYHIEHIPDADWNFNCNVEEMSEFFDARADGYDSHMLKRVADIECYKCVAESIPVNSNEMDILDIGCGTGIELEYLLNRVPKAKVTCIDMSEKMLELLKDKYSSKAQQIHTICGSYIGWEYPQESFDYVVSSFTLHHFMEDVKAGIYRNIVSSLKPGGLYIESDFIVDRMMMEQYMQRYFRITKELVDKRYSGYYHIDIPFTIDLQKELLLKAGFSHVSVFHEDIKPEGSHAVLIARK from the coding sequence ATGCTGATAACTAACATTGAAACAAAAAGGCTTGACCTTCGTCCTTTTACACGGGAAGATGCTTATGCGGCGTCAATAAACAGTCGGCAGCCTAAGGTTGCTTTCTGGATGCAGGATATGATATTGAATAATGAGGAAGATGCTATTAAATGGATTGATTGGATAAATGAGAAGTGCCAGGCATCTGAACTATTCAGAGTGTTTGCCATTGAACGTAAAGAAGATAATGTATGTATTGGACTGATTGGATATGCTCCAAAGGCAGAGATAAACAACGAGATAGAAATTCTTTTTGCAATTGCCGATCCGTTCCAGGGGTACGGTTATGCGCCTGAAGCAGCAAAAGCGCTAATCTGGTACGCCTTTGAGAAGCAGGGTCTGGCTGTGATTTCAGCTATTATAAAGCCCGAAAACACTTCATCAAGAAAAGTCATCGAAAAATTGGGGTTTGTTTATGGTGATTCACGAAGGCTGAATTATAACGGGAATATGGCGGATTTTGACTATTACCGTTTATATCATATAGAGCATATTCCTGATGCTGATTGGAACTTTAATTGCAATGTGGAAGAAATGTCTGAGTTTTTCGATGCACGAGCAGACGGCTATGATTCACATATGCTAAAGAGGGTGGCAGATATTGAATGCTATAAGTGTGTTGCAGAATCTATTCCTGTAAACAGCAATGAAATGGACATACTTGACATCGGCTGCGGCACTGGAATTGAGCTGGAATATCTGCTTAACCGTGTACCCAAAGCAAAAGTTACATGTATTGATATGTCAGAGAAAATGCTGGAGTTACTGAAAGACAAATATTCCTCAAAAGCTCAGCAGATACATACAATATGCGGTTCATACATTGGGTGGGAATATCCGCAGGAGTCCTTTGATTATGTTGTATCAAGCTTCACTTTGCATCACTTTATGGAGGATGTAAAAGCAGGAATATACAGAAATATAGTATCTTCTCTGAAACCTGGAGGTTTGTACATCGAATCCGATTTTATCGTTGACAGAATGATGATGGAGCAGTATATGCAAAGGTATTTTCGTATTACAAAGGAACTGGTAGACAAACGATATAGTGGATATTATCACATTGATATACCTTTTACAATTGATCTGCAGAAAGAACTGCTTCTGAAAGCTGGTTTTTCTCACGTTTCAGTATTCCATGAGGATATCAAGCCGGAAGGCAGTCACGCTGTTCTGATTGCCCGGAAGTAG
- a CDS encoding DUF1848 domain-containing protein: protein MILSVSRRTDIPCYYSEWFINRLKEGYVLTRNPINHSQVSRISLSPDVVDCIVFWTKDAKNIIPHLKLIDNMGYKYYFQFTLTPYDCTIEKNMRDKNDIVSTFIELSSLVGKERVLWRYDPIILNDRLTVDYHLGQFLQLCDRLRSYTESVTISFVDYYKKLRTDVIRDITDMEIAELAVFIGQTAKSYDLDVKACCEKMDLTVYGIGKASCIDKDIIEKVCGHKLDVKQDKNQREYCGCVESIDIGTYNTCANGCVYCYANFSEKSVESNMKAYNPKSEILNDILKSEERVTERKVKSLKKVQIELF from the coding sequence ATGATTTTATCTGTTTCAAGACGCACTGATATTCCCTGCTATTATTCTGAGTGGTTCATAAACCGCTTGAAAGAAGGGTATGTTCTAACCAGGAATCCTATTAATCATTCACAGGTGAGTAGAATTTCTTTGTCGCCTGATGTTGTGGATTGCATTGTTTTTTGGACAAAAGATGCAAAGAATATTATTCCTCACCTCAAACTTATCGATAATATGGGGTATAAATATTATTTTCAATTCACGCTTACACCATATGATTGCACGATTGAGAAAAATATGCGTGACAAGAATGATATTGTGAGTACGTTTATTGAGTTGAGCAGTTTAGTCGGTAAAGAACGGGTGTTGTGGAGATATGACCCTATAATATTGAATGACAGACTGACAGTAGATTACCACCTGGGGCAGTTTTTACAGCTTTGTGATAGACTCCGTTCATATACAGAAAGCGTTACAATTAGCTTTGTGGACTATTATAAGAAGTTAAGGACAGATGTTATCAGAGATATAACCGATATGGAAATCGCTGAACTTGCAGTATTTATTGGACAAACTGCAAAGAGCTATGACCTGGATGTAAAAGCCTGTTGTGAGAAAATGGATTTGACTGTTTATGGTATTGGAAAAGCCAGTTGTATAGATAAAGATATTATTGAAAAGGTATGCGGTCATAAGCTTGATGTGAAGCAGGATAAAAACCAGAGGGAATACTGTGGATGTGTGGAAAGTATAGACATTGGTACTTATAACACCTGTGCCAATGGCTGCGTATACTGTTATGCAAATTTTAGTGAAAAATCAGTTGAATCAAATATGAAAGCATATAATCCCAAATCTGAAATCCTCAACGATATACTTAAATCAGAAGAAAGGGTAACTGAAAGAAAAGTAAAATCACTTAAGAAAGTCCAAATAGAATTGTTTTGA